In Candida albicans SC5314 chromosome 4, complete sequence, the genomic window ttttaaagCAGCATTTTgcaatttttcttgataattttgCCATGTTTTGGAATCAGCCATGGCAATGGCATAATCACCATCATCAGTAATTAATATCACATTACCTTCactatcaacaacatcaccATTATCATTTGTAGTTAATGTATTTGCTTTACTTTCGACTTCTTCTCTGGAAATGGTTTTCAAATAAGATTTCGGAATACCAGTTGTTctcataatttttttaccTTCAAAATTTGGATCATTGTTTGTAGGACAATTCTTAATCCAATGATCCTTTTTCCCACATCTATAACAAATATAACCTGGAGGTGGATGATCATCTTGTTTATTCGCCGTACTTGATGCTGTGGGTTTATTGAACACCATTTTATGATGAGCTAAATCTTCTTGTGTTTGTTCCCAAGCATTCGATTGGTTTTGAAACATCAATTTAATTCTATCTTCTTCAGTGGCATTCTCATCCaattgctgttgttgttgttgttgaagttgtGCTGACACTAAaggatttgaatttgaattatgtCCAACAGTCGAAGTAATTGCCTTTCGATTTATTCTTGGTTTACCAGTTATATATCTCAGagcattattatatttaccCAGTTTGACAAATGCTGGAGATCTTTTAGCTAATACATAACTCGATCGAGGTATTACATCTTGATCCAATTCATATTCTTGATCGGGTTGTTCAGAATGATATAATctcaaattgaaatcttgACCTGAACCCAATTGGTTTTGTAAAATGatctcttttttcaaatcaaatacaCTTATGGAGGTTCCATCAAAATGTATAACACTTTTATTCTTCTGAtgcaaaaatttataatatacTACAGAGGACATGACGGTTAAGAAGGGTTCTATTGGATTGGATAGGGTGTTAGAATAAGGTCAGCTTGATAGTTGATAGTTGATAGTTGATAGCtggtagttgttgttggtggtggtagtgggCTGTTCTTGTTTTGTAAGAAACTTTCTCCATCAATGTCAAAtagtaaagaaaaaaaattttcaaatggtTTGCCAAAATCATAAAAGCAAAACAACATTGGAATTGAataaggaaaaagaaaaaaaaaaaaagcaaagaCTCCTTTATTCACAAATCTATTCAATCTTCATCGATCATTCAttagtttgtttttgttattaAAAAGATTGAATTAAGTTAGGTGATATCATGGATGTATCTTATTCATTTACACCTTTGACGGGATATAAAGATAGTTTGGTCAATCAAAATGTAAAATTACCTTTAAATTATCCAACCATCGACAATCACAACCCTAAGAAATCTACAACTCCCAACAATGAATTCCATAAGAAAATAGCTACTACAGGTAAGATCATCAATTTACCtaaacaatcaattgtCCCGGCAGTTTCAATCTCCGTTTACAATGATATGAAAACCATTGTTTTAACACCAATGGAATTTCAACTGAGTAGTATTGGtttccaatttcaaaatttgattatagATTTACCTCATTCAACCATTTCAACCAATTGTATTacattttattatcatcaagatcatattttgattgatttaattgatcaaaattatttgtttattacGTTAAAAATTGCCATTGATAGATTCATTTTAGGTGGTCAACAACTCACTTTAgataattttgaagaatGGGGGTATATTTCTGTTCCTTATTCATTTGAACTAAGATCTTCAccatttttgttgaaatgtttggataatttgaatttaattgtttctttGAAAGATGGAGGATTGCTACATTTCAAAAGAGATGAGGAATTGGGTGAAATTAATGTGTTTAATTTCCAAGAACAAGGTACATTAATACCATTTTTAGGTTTTTTCGGTAGTGGGAAACAGAAAGATGTTGTTTTAGATGGGGTTTCGtctaattcaattgttgatgcTTTACAGattggtggtagtggtgtGGTGATTACTTTATCTGTCAACAAAGTGTTGAAACTTTGGAATCTTGATGGTCACCAGAACTTGTCTTCATTGACAATTGCTTCAGATGACAATACATGGTTACCCACTATTCCTAGCAAGTATTTAAAATCTTATGAACAAGAAGATGGGAAAACTATTATAACATTGTTTATCAATACCAAATCAGGAGATTCATCAAAGAGTATGTTTGTattcaaatcatttgaattaGAAAGTTCAAATTTGCATGATTTGTCAGATCTTTCTTTCCAACCAGAACTCCCtaattcattattgttttccTCTGATGTGTTTTATCATGAATCCAATTTCCAAAACACTATTTGGTTTATTCAAGATTATGAAGTTGTAGGATTCGGAACATCTCAGCTCAAATACTATATTTTATGGAAATCCAATAcatcttcaattttggtGGAATATACTATAAACCCAGTTAATGGTgcaattttatcaattgaaatttccCATCCTAATGGGTTTGAAATTGACGAAAATATATCTGCTTATCATGACGCTGAATATTATATGGATAGAATATTTGATTCTGGGAATTACGACTCGTTAATTGTTTTGacatcaattaaaatattaaGTCAACATTGGGAAATAGATAATGACATGGTGGTGACATCTCAGTCAATTCGACAATTGGCTATAGAtacaatcaattcaaaagCAGAATCAGGTACcattaaaaattattggtTTAAATTGCAATCTTTATGTgaagaatttaaaaatttgagTCAAGAAACATTGTCATTGTCAGTTTTCGATAATCAAGTTTTAACTTTGAATGTTAATGGTCATGGTATATTCCGTAAATCTGCTTTTTTTGAATCTTTTGCTAATCAGAAATTGAATAGTGCTGATGGGAAATTAATGctgattttcaataaatttgaaactttTATATCACGTAAAAGTTATCATAAATTGCATGAAGAATTACTTCAATTGAGAAAAATTTCGGCAAATGACATAACAAATTTATTCACAAAACACATTGAAGGAAAAATATCTACTGATGAAATACAGACAATTCTAAAAGATTTAGAACAGATTCCTGGGATTGTTGAAATAGTGAAATCGTTAATTGGTAGCTCTGGGTTTGAATTAATCGTCGATGCAAATTCCATTTCAAGTAAAGAACTCGGTGCTTTTCACAAAATATCTACCGTGATGATATTCAAGAACATTATGGAGACACATAAAACATTGTTATTAGATTTGGTGGTGTTATTTCTTACATGTGAAACCAATGATCAAATAGTTGAATTTGTCAACCAAATTCGTGCAACTTTGGTACAATATGATGTCATGGAAGTAGTTTTCACCACATGTTTGAATAAGGGAGAAGTTGAAACTAAGAATATGGGCCAAGTGCaaaattctattttttggTCATCAGTTGTGGCTACTCATTCTCAATTAAAACGATTAATTGAGTCATTACAGCTAAATGATGGCtatgaatatttttataataatgTCTTACCTGATGACTATTTAGTTGATGTggttattgaattgatcaacaataaagagtacttttttttgcaaaaaaaatttttaaccAAGCTTAATCAAGAGAATAAGGTGGAGAAACTTTTGGTTGGTTTGATATATTTGTTCAATAATGATGTAAAGTTTTTTTACAAGATTTTCAATGATTATTctaatttccaaaattttactgaaaataaaattaaaaatttgaacCAAGATGTCAACTTGCAGAAATTTATAGAGGCATTGTTATCTAACCCTTCCAAATCTCAATATTTCCATggattatcaaaattggtTCAATCGCAAATCAAAACTAATGATAACAAATcacaacaagaagaacattgttttattgaaattgcatctgattttgaaactttagccattgaaaatgaatctGACATTACCATCAGAGaagaattttatttgaatttatttgaattatccTTACCAGTTTCAAATTATGATATTACCACCAAatgtttaaaaaatttaactCTTTCgactaatttcaaaaatttaatgacaaaatttattacgaaaataatttttcaactgaAATTAGATATCATATTCccaccaaataataatgatgatgatttttaTGGACaacatttttcattaattgattcaataattgttaAAGTTGCCCAAGATTCCAATTTATCACAATCTTTACGagtttatcaatatttgtaTTCATGGAGATTATTTGGTTGTATGGTGGCGGTggtcaacaacaataagaCGCTAGAATTGGGTGATAAAAGAGGTGCAATTGAAGCTTTATATGAATTCATTACTCGATTTAGAATAGAAAATCCTACTGGTGATGTGGAAAGGAAagtaaaattgaaaatccttgaaatttatatgataattttgaatttattaaaaagttttgaaaataatcaaGATCAATGGTTTTTAAAGACAAATAGCTATAAAgagacaacaacaacaagaagaagatcaATCGTATCTTTGaatgatttaaaattggaATACTTAGAatggttgaaaaatttagatGAAGATGTATCAATGTTTACATAGGACTGattttaaatataataagaataataaattatataatgtAACTATTTATTTAACCAATATTAGCTTTCATATTACCAGCACCTTTAGGATTTTCATCTTTCCAATCATCCCATCgtcttttttcttcttcagctTCAGAATCTTCAGTATCactatcattatcatctttATTTGCTGGATTATTATCTTTAACTTCATCTTTTAACATTTTCCCATTAGCTAATTCATAATCCAAATATTCTTCAACTGTCATAGAAGGTAGTATTTGACCCGTACCAAATACTTTTTCCTTTAATTTTTGTCGTTGAGAAGTGATTGTAAATGGTTGTAAAATCTTCccttgtttatttattaaatcagAAACTTGATATGATATTTTTGGTATTGATTCTAATTTTGTCGTAAATCCATAatcatcgtcgtcgtcgtcgtcaccaccatcaccaccaccaccattttttttactctTGTTTTTCGATCTTGAATCTTGGGTTTCTAATCTGTTGGAAGATGTagacgaagaagaattgagaTCATCATTTGTTGGACGATGTTGTAAAACTTGTAATTCCATATTTATCGattctaataaattaaacgattttaaaataaaatatttcaattgatctaaataaattgtccttataatttcttcatc contains:
- a CDS encoding cleavage polyadenylation factor subunit (Putative cleavage and polyadenylation factor; heterozygous null mutant exhibits hypersensitivity to parnafungin and cordycepin in the C. albicans fitness test; possibly an essential gene, disruptants not obtained by UAU1 method); this translates as MSSVVYYKFLHQKNKSVIHFDGTSISVFDLKKEIILQNQLGSGQDFNLRLYHSEQPDQEYELDQDVIPRSSYVLAKRSPAFVKSGKYNNASRYITGKPRINRKAITSTVGHNSNSNPLVSAQLQQQQQQQLDENATEEDRIKLMFQNQSNAWEQTQEDLAHHKMVFNKPTASSTANKQDDHPPPGYICYRCGKKDHWIKNCPTNNDPNFEGKKIMRTTGIPKSYLKTISREEVESKANTLTTNDNGDVVDSEGNVILITDDGDYAIAMADSKTWQNYQEKLQNAALKSKREYESKLVAEIEKDNKWEFLDPLANTKAVLTSPIVMTPCCTDSSKLQNLKNFNYNQPELERVLIDNDFHCPNCGKADVFLDSVIPNKDLEEKLKEYVSSKEKELNIKDPSKRTAAEMTADDNNDPHHSGEPDAKKQKIVPNTVQPGMFPVGVMPPPPPPMPFALPPGLQIPPPGFGMVPPPNFMPPTQGQQFNNNNNNNNSNNQFNQPK
- a CDS encoding uncharacterized protein (Ortholog(s) have structural constituent of nuclear pore activity), which produces MDVSYSFTPLTGYKDSLVNQNVKLPLNYPTIDNHNPKKSTTPNNEFHKKIATTGKIINLPKQSIVPAVSISVYNDMKTIVLTPMEFQSSSIGFQFQNLIIDLPHSTISTNCITFYYHQDHILIDLIDQNYLFITLKIAIDRFILGGQQLTLDNFEEWGYISVPYSFELRSSPFLLKCLDNLNLIVSLKDGGLLHFKRDEELGEINVFNFQEQGTLIPFLGFFGSGKQKDVVLDGVSSNSIVDALQIGGSGVVITLSVNKVLKLWNLDGHQNLSSLTIASDDNTWLPTIPSKYLKSYEQEDGKTIITLFINTKSGDSSKSMFVFKSFELESSNLHDLSDLSFQPELPNSLLFSSDVFYHESNFQNTIWFIQDYEVVGFGTSQLKYYILWKSNTSSILVEYTINPVNGAILSIEISHPNGFEIDENISAYHDAEYYMDRIFDSGNYDSLIVLTSIKILSQHWEIDNDMVVTSQSIRQLAIDTINSKAESGTIKNYWFKLQSLCEEFKNLSQETLSLSVFDNQVLTLNVNGHGIFRKSAFFESFANQKLNSADGKLMSIFNKFETFISRKSYHKLHEELLQLRKISANDITNLFTKHIEGKISTDEIQTILKDLEQIPGIVEIVKSLIGSSGFELIVDANSISSKELGAFHKISTVMIFKNIMETHKTLLLDLVVLFLTCETNDQIVEFVNQIRATLVQYDVMEVVFTTCLNKGEVETKNMGQVQNSIFWSSVVATHSQLKRLIESLQLNDGYEYFYNNVLPDDYLVDVVIELINNKEYFFLQKKFLTKLNQENKVEKLLVGLIYLFNNDVKFFYKIFNDYSNFQNFTENKIKNLNQDVNLQKFIEALLSNPSKSQYFHGLSKLVQSQIKTNDNKSQQEEHCFIEIASDFETLAIENESDITIREEFYLNLFELSLPVSNYDITTKCLKNLTLSTNFKNLMTKFITKIIFQSKLDIIFPPNNNDDDFYGQHFSLIDSIIVKVAQDSNLSQSLRVYQYLYSWRLFGCMVAVVNNNKTLELGDKRGAIEALYEFITRFRIENPTGDVERKVKLKILEIYMIILNLLKSFENNQDQWFLKTNSYKETTTTRRRSIVSLNDLKLEYLEWLKNLDEDVSMFT
- a CDS encoding uncharacterized protein (Ortholog(s) have role in TOR signaling, positive regulation of transcription from RNA polymerase I promoter and cytosol, extrinsic component of membrane, nucleus localization), with amino-acid sequence MEQLTVAERYKLAIQQYDNLQNISERQDSVSYQKRLTKLISEFKLILQLVEQLSLFSDNEQIEEISTKYIPFLNLWYYIGELYTKLLMKDDDDCDGDDGNIIINLNYKFENLKLGQRFIFTYLENLMNYDDILTLEQSKKLKILLKGESYQLNPMNKRQEKIDNYKLEQELLKKLSILNQEDQKEEDINKFDEEIIRTIYLDQLKYFILKSFNLLESINMELQVLQHRPTNDDLNSSSSTSSNRLETQDSRSKNKSKKNGGGGDGGDDDDDDDYGFTTKLESIPKISYQVSDLINKQGKILQPFTITSQRQKLKEKVFGTGQILPSMTVEEYLDYELANGKMLKDEVKDNNPANKDDNDSDTEDSEAEEEKRRWDDWKDENPKGAGNMKANIG